From the Brevibacillus choshinensis genome, one window contains:
- a CDS encoding Glu/Leu/Phe/Val dehydrogenase dimerization domain-containing protein, with translation MNIFDYMQKYDYEQLVFCQDENSGLKAIICIHDTTIGPALGGTRMWPYKTEEEAIIDVLRLGRGMTYKNAAAGLNIGGGKAVIIGDPRQHKSEELFRAFGRYIQGLNGRYITAEDVGTTVADMDMIHLETDYVTGVSPAFGSSGNPSPVTAYGVYRGMKAAAKLAYGNDDLTGRVVAVQGVGNVAYNLCRHLHEEGAHLIVTDINEENVNRAVNDFGAKAVGVNEIFGVDCDIFSPCALGAIINDDTIPLFKAKVIAGAANNQLKEDRHGDQIHGMGIIYAPDYVINAGGVINVADELQGYNRERALKKVETIYDNIVKVFEIAERDGMASYQAADRMAEERIASVAKSRNTFLQNGKTVYHR, from the coding sequence GTGAACATCTTTGACTACATGCAAAAGTACGATTACGAGCAATTGGTATTTTGTCAGGACGAAAATTCCGGTTTGAAAGCCATTATATGCATTCATGATACGACAATTGGTCCGGCACTCGGTGGTACACGGATGTGGCCGTACAAAACAGAAGAAGAAGCAATCATTGACGTACTGCGCCTCGGACGTGGTATGACTTACAAAAACGCAGCAGCTGGACTGAATATCGGTGGAGGAAAAGCCGTTATCATCGGCGATCCACGTCAGCACAAGAGTGAAGAGCTGTTCCGTGCGTTTGGCCGTTACATCCAAGGCTTGAATGGCCGTTACATCACAGCGGAAGACGTAGGAACAACAGTTGCTGATATGGATATGATCCACTTGGAAACGGATTATGTGACAGGGGTATCCCCTGCGTTTGGATCCAGCGGTAATCCATCCCCTGTGACTGCATACGGTGTATATCGCGGTATGAAAGCAGCAGCCAAGCTTGCTTACGGAAATGACGATCTTACAGGACGTGTAGTAGCTGTACAAGGTGTAGGAAATGTGGCTTACAATCTTTGCCGCCACCTGCATGAAGAGGGTGCACACCTGATCGTCACCGACATTAACGAAGAAAACGTGAATCGCGCGGTGAATGATTTTGGCGCCAAAGCAGTTGGCGTAAATGAAATCTTCGGCGTAGATTGTGATATCTTCTCTCCTTGCGCGTTGGGTGCCATCATCAATGACGACACGATCCCACTGTTTAAGGCAAAAGTGATCGCGGGTGCTGCAAACAACCAGCTGAAAGAAGACAGACACGGTGACCAGATCCATGGAATGGGTATCATCTACGCACCAGACTATGTCATCAATGCGGGTGGCGTTATCAACGTAGCTGACGAACTACAAGGCTACAACCGCGAGCGCGCACTGAAAAAGGTCGAGACGATCTATGACAATATCGTAAAAGTATTCGAGATCGCAGAGCGTGACGGAATGGCTTCCTATCAGGCAGCAGACCGCATGGCAGAAGAACGGATTGCCAGCGTTGCCAAATCGCGTAATACTTTTCTGCAAAACGGCAAGACTGTTTACCATCGCTAA
- the lpdA gene encoding dihydrolipoyl dehydrogenase, which translates to MSQEFDLVVLGGGTGGYVAAIRGSQLGMKVAIVEKEKLGGTCLHRGCIPSKALLRSAEVFATLKESDKYGVFAGEVGYDFAKIQERKEGIIEQLHKGIQYLMKKGSITIFEGFGRVMGPSIFSPQAGAVRIEKKNGDQEMIVPRFLLLATGSRPRTLPGLVIDGSYVVTSDEALQWEQLPESVVIVGGGVIGIEWASMLNDFGVEVTVVEYADRILPMEDEEVSKEMARLLKKRKVNIVTSAKVLPESLEKGEGRVMIQAETAGGVQSFEAQKVLVSVGRQANVENLGLEATEIKVERGVVVVNEHFQTAESHIYAIGDVIGGLQLAHVASHEGILAVEHMAGGHPHPMDYTKVPKCTYSRPEVANVGLTEKEAKDQGFEVKVGKFSFKPLGKALIHGENDGFVKVVVDAKTNDLLGVHMIGPHVTDMISEAGLARVLDATPWEIGTTIHPHPTLSEALMEAALAVDGKAIHN; encoded by the coding sequence ATGTCTCAAGAGTTTGATCTGGTCGTTTTGGGCGGAGGCACTGGAGGGTACGTAGCAGCGATACGCGGCTCCCAGCTCGGAATGAAAGTAGCGATCGTCGAAAAAGAAAAGCTCGGCGGTACCTGCTTGCATCGTGGCTGTATTCCTTCCAAAGCACTTTTGCGCAGCGCCGAGGTATTTGCCACACTCAAGGAAAGTGACAAGTACGGAGTGTTTGCTGGCGAGGTTGGCTACGATTTTGCCAAGATCCAGGAGCGCAAGGAAGGAATCATCGAGCAACTGCACAAAGGAATTCAGTACTTGATGAAAAAAGGTAGCATCACGATTTTTGAAGGCTTTGGCCGAGTGATGGGTCCGTCCATCTTTTCGCCGCAAGCAGGCGCTGTTCGCATTGAGAAAAAAAACGGAGATCAGGAGATGATCGTTCCTCGCTTTCTTTTGCTTGCAACGGGATCCCGCCCGCGCACGTTACCAGGGCTGGTCATCGATGGTTCATATGTTGTGACTAGTGACGAAGCGCTGCAATGGGAGCAGCTGCCAGAGTCCGTCGTCATCGTAGGTGGTGGCGTGATTGGCATTGAGTGGGCCTCTATGCTGAACGATTTTGGTGTGGAAGTCACGGTAGTTGAGTACGCGGATCGCATCTTGCCGATGGAAGATGAAGAAGTGAGCAAAGAGATGGCACGTCTTTTGAAAAAGAGAAAAGTCAACATCGTCACGTCTGCCAAAGTATTGCCCGAATCTCTGGAAAAAGGAGAAGGGCGTGTCATGATTCAGGCAGAGACGGCTGGCGGCGTGCAATCCTTTGAGGCACAAAAAGTACTCGTTTCCGTTGGACGACAAGCAAACGTAGAAAACCTTGGATTGGAAGCTACAGAAATCAAGGTCGAGCGTGGTGTAGTGGTCGTCAATGAACACTTTCAGACAGCGGAGTCTCACATCTACGCCATCGGAGATGTCATCGGCGGGCTGCAGCTCGCGCACGTGGCATCCCATGAAGGAATTTTGGCGGTGGAGCACATGGCGGGCGGGCATCCTCATCCCATGGACTACACGAAAGTTCCAAAATGCACCTATAGTCGCCCAGAAGTGGCTAACGTCGGCTTGACGGAAAAAGAAGCGAAGGATCAAGGCTTTGAAGTGAAGGTAGGTAAGTTCAGCTTCAAACCGCTGGGCAAAGCATTGATTCACGGTGAAAACGACGGCTTTGTCAAAGTTGTCGTAGATGCCAAGACAAATGACTTGCTCGGCGTTCACATGATTGGACCGCACGTGACAGACATGATTTCAGAAGCAGGTCTCGCACGTGTGCTGGATGCGACTCCATGGGAGATCGGAACGACGATCCATCCACACCCGACGCTGTCAGAAGCACTGATGGAAGCAGCTCTGGCGGTCGATGGAAAAGCGATTCACAATTAG
- a CDS encoding thiamine pyrophosphate-dependent dehydrogenase E1 component subunit alpha, protein MTTKRHEQVGLTDAQVLDMYYYMLLARKIDERQWLLNRAGKVPFVISCQGQEAAQVGAAFAMETGRDYLCPYYRDLGLVLVFGQTARDCMLSAFAKAEDPNSGGRQMPGHFGGKKYNILTGSSPVTTQVPHAVGMALAGRMQQKDFVVYTSFGEGSSNQGDFHEGANFAGVHKLPVIFFCENNKYAISVPLKKQLACESVADRAIGYGFPGVSVDGNDPIEVYRVTKEAVERARSGAGPTLIEAVMYRLVPHSSDDDDRVYRTREEVEEAKKKDPLIVFAAYLREIGLLDENTEQDMLARVQLEVDEATEYAENAPYPTPESTMTHVYGE, encoded by the coding sequence ATGACAACCAAGCGGCATGAACAAGTAGGTTTGACGGACGCGCAAGTACTTGACATGTACTATTACATGCTGTTGGCCCGTAAAATTGACGAGCGCCAATGGCTGTTGAATCGGGCGGGTAAGGTACCGTTCGTTATTTCTTGCCAAGGGCAGGAGGCAGCTCAAGTCGGAGCGGCTTTTGCCATGGAAACAGGTAGAGATTACTTGTGCCCGTACTATCGTGACCTCGGATTGGTGCTCGTATTCGGACAGACAGCTCGTGATTGCATGCTGTCCGCATTTGCAAAAGCAGAAGATCCAAACAGTGGCGGGCGGCAAATGCCCGGTCACTTTGGTGGAAAAAAATATAACATTTTGACTGGCTCCAGCCCGGTGACGACTCAGGTTCCTCACGCAGTGGGCATGGCTTTGGCAGGAAGAATGCAGCAGAAGGATTTTGTGGTCTACACTTCTTTTGGTGAAGGCTCCAGCAACCAAGGTGACTTCCACGAAGGTGCCAACTTCGCAGGTGTACACAAGCTGCCGGTCATCTTCTTCTGTGAAAACAACAAATACGCGATTTCCGTTCCACTGAAAAAGCAGCTGGCTTGTGAGAGTGTAGCAGACCGTGCGATTGGATATGGTTTCCCAGGAGTCAGTGTGGATGGAAACGATCCGATCGAAGTATACCGTGTCACCAAGGAAGCAGTGGAACGTGCGCGGAGCGGCGCAGGTCCTACCTTGATCGAAGCGGTGATGTACCGTCTGGTTCCACACTCCAGTGACGATGACGACCGTGTCTATCGGACACGTGAAGAAGTAGAAGAAGCCAAGAAAAAAGATCCGTTGATCGTTTTTGCGGCGTATTTGCGAGAAATTGGCTTGCTGGATGAAAACACGGAACAAGACATGCTGGCTCGTGTGCAGCTGGAAGTGGATGAGGCGACCGAATATGCAGAAAACGCACCATATCCGACACCAGAATCCACAATGACACACGTATACGGGGAATAA
- a CDS encoding alpha-ketoacid dehydrogenase subunit beta — protein sequence MAVISFIDAITMAMREEMRRDPNVFVLGEDVGVRGGVFRATVGLIEEFGEERVIDTPLAESAIVGVGIGAAAYGMRPIAEIQFADFIMPAVNQIVSEAAKMRYRSNNDWNCPITIRAPFGGGVHGALYHSQSVEAMFTNIPGLKVVAPSTPYDAKGLLKAAIRDEDPVLFFEHKRCYRLIKGEVPDHDYVLPIGKADVKREGTDITVISYGLALHFCLQAAEKLAQEGISAHVLDLRTLYPLDKEAIAEAASKTGKVLIVHEDNKEGGVGGEVAAVIAEQCLFDLDAPIKRLCGPDVPAMPYSPPMEKFFMLNPDKVLEAMRELANF from the coding sequence ATGGCGGTCATTTCGTTTATTGATGCGATTACGATGGCGATGCGTGAAGAGATGCGTCGTGATCCCAATGTATTTGTCCTCGGGGAAGACGTCGGCGTACGTGGCGGTGTTTTCCGTGCCACCGTGGGTTTGATTGAAGAGTTTGGCGAGGAACGCGTGATTGATACACCACTGGCTGAATCAGCGATCGTCGGTGTAGGGATTGGGGCAGCAGCTTATGGCATGCGTCCGATCGCAGAGATCCAGTTTGCTGACTTTATCATGCCGGCAGTCAACCAGATCGTCAGTGAAGCTGCGAAAATGCGTTACCGTTCCAATAACGACTGGAATTGCCCGATCACCATTCGTGCGCCATTCGGGGGTGGAGTGCACGGTGCACTCTATCACTCACAGTCGGTAGAAGCGATGTTTACCAACATACCAGGTCTGAAGGTTGTGGCACCATCCACACCGTATGACGCAAAAGGCTTGCTCAAAGCAGCGATTCGTGACGAAGATCCCGTACTGTTCTTCGAGCACAAACGTTGCTATCGCTTGATCAAAGGAGAAGTTCCTGATCATGATTACGTCCTGCCGATCGGAAAGGCAGACGTAAAGCGCGAAGGAACAGATATCACTGTGATTTCGTACGGATTGGCCTTGCATTTCTGCCTTCAAGCGGCTGAAAAGCTGGCGCAAGAGGGTATCAGTGCGCATGTGCTTGATCTTCGCACCTTGTATCCACTAGACAAAGAGGCAATTGCAGAAGCGGCGTCCAAAACAGGGAAAGTTCTGATTGTGCATGAAGACAACAAGGAAGGCGGCGTCGGCGGAGAAGTAGCAGCTGTTATCGCTGAGCAATGCTTGTTCGATCTCGATGCGCCGATCAAACGTCTGTGTGGTCCTGATGTACCGGCTATGCCGTACAGCCCGCCGATGGAAAAATTCTTTATGCTGAACCCGGATAAGGTATTGGAAGCAATGCGGGAACTGGCCAACTTTTAA
- a CDS encoding dihydrolipoamide acetyltransferase family protein: protein MATKVLMPQLGESVTEGTISKWLVNVGDTVKKYDSLAEVTTDKVNAEVPSTVSGRVTEIVVQEGETVAIGTLILYIEESGAAGEAQASPAAPVVAAASTEQPAPVQKQAASPVVAAKAVESGTKQRYSPAVVVLSQEHGIDLARVVGTGAGGRVTRKDVQAIIDAGGQKPVETAQADQPVVDQQAAATVPATTAPVSGTPAPTPAAPVDIPVATGDEIIPVTPIRRTIANRMVQSKHEAPHAWTMVEVDVTNLVNFRNQAKGDFARKEGLNLTFLPFFIKAVVESLKEYPMINATWAGDKIIVKKNINISIAVATEDALYVPVIKDADQKSILGIAKSVDDLAARTRAGKLTMDDMTGGTFTVNNTGSFGSIQSQPIINSPQAAILSVESIVKRPVVINDMIAIRSMVNLCMSLDHRVLDGLICGRFLQSVKQKLENIGPDTKLY from the coding sequence ATGGCAACGAAAGTACTTATGCCCCAGCTCGGAGAGAGCGTGACCGAGGGCACCATTAGCAAATGGCTTGTCAATGTGGGAGACACCGTAAAGAAGTACGATTCGCTGGCTGAAGTAACGACCGATAAGGTCAACGCCGAAGTACCATCCACCGTGTCCGGTCGTGTCACGGAAATCGTGGTACAGGAAGGCGAAACAGTCGCGATAGGCACGTTGATTCTTTATATAGAAGAAAGTGGTGCAGCTGGGGAAGCTCAGGCATCTCCAGCCGCTCCAGTGGTTGCTGCTGCTTCCACAGAGCAACCTGCGCCCGTTCAAAAACAGGCCGCTTCCCCGGTGGTGGCAGCAAAGGCTGTAGAGAGCGGTACGAAACAGCGTTATTCTCCAGCAGTAGTCGTGCTGTCCCAAGAGCATGGGATTGACCTCGCTCGCGTAGTAGGGACTGGCGCAGGTGGACGCGTAACGAGAAAAGATGTGCAAGCGATTATTGATGCAGGCGGCCAAAAACCTGTAGAGACTGCACAGGCGGATCAACCTGTAGTAGATCAGCAAGCAGCCGCTACTGTACCTGCTACGACTGCACCTGTCAGTGGCACACCTGCGCCAACGCCTGCAGCTCCAGTGGATATTCCAGTAGCTACTGGCGATGAGATCATCCCGGTTACGCCGATTCGTCGCACGATCGCCAACCGTATGGTGCAAAGTAAGCACGAGGCACCTCACGCATGGACGATGGTCGAAGTCGATGTGACTAATCTCGTGAATTTCCGCAATCAGGCGAAAGGTGACTTTGCTCGCAAAGAAGGTCTCAATCTCACGTTCCTGCCGTTCTTCATCAAGGCAGTCGTAGAATCGCTCAAAGAATACCCGATGATCAATGCCACTTGGGCAGGCGACAAGATCATCGTCAAGAAAAATATCAACATCTCGATCGCAGTAGCGACTGAAGATGCCTTGTACGTACCAGTGATCAAGGATGCCGATCAAAAATCGATCCTGGGTATCGCCAAGTCGGTAGATGATCTGGCAGCGCGCACTCGTGCGGGTAAGCTGACGATGGATGACATGACAGGAGGAACCTTTACCGTCAACAATACAGGGTCTTTCGGTTCCATTCAGTCTCAACCAATCATCAACTCACCACAGGCTGCCATCCTGAGTGTTGAGTCCATCGTAAAACGTCCAGTCGTCATCAACGACATGATTGCCATTCGTTCTATGGTCAATCTGTGCATGTCGTTGGATCATCGTGTTCTTGATGGATTGATCTGCGGGCGCTTCCTGCAAAGCGTCAAGCAAAAGCTCGAGAATATCGGACCGGATACCAAACTGTATTAA
- a CDS encoding copper amine oxidase N-terminal domain-containing protein, producing the protein MEKSKKALPIVLASALAATPLVAVPQKAHALTGVTVTADDNTAGEDSEYEIEFTTEEPIDSGDTIYVKFDKEFDVDKNIDEDAIDADFDIKSVKVSGNVIEIKVDEDIDDEEDVSFTITDGITNPDDEDTYEVSVKTTNESYEPDDVKIKEDGKKSNSSSKDDFNVDLSSEKAGEKVSIELGDFDLDGKDELQTGETITVIFPDEDMLPKSIDKEDVKVNGKVAKSVSVDGDEVLIKVPSGADGNDYINLEFLKGAGISNPDTADDYTFEVKYDGTTYESESFEITKSGSSSSSSTVSGDYTVNLSDPAAGARSSYTFETDFGKDLKADSDLVIEFPSSDMVPMILSTSDFTVNGKTPKKVGAVGNKVYITTPSNFSADSSVKVVVAYTAWITNPKTAGSYNLKATVANKTITSKSFSIGGSTVNPTTPTTPTSPTTPTPTPGVNNSTATITLTNTALNQATGVNVAIKGLGVGLAKQRDFIELVFPAGYRVPAYIAPANISVNGVAANYVAVRGQNVLVYPGQDIPAASAANVAINAAANIVNPGVKNAYSISVFTSEEKGLQFARAVGVGMPAPTTPTKPTTPTAPSTQPAANVPTNAALFKVNAKTFTLHGKNYPLQVAPYMAGGNTTMVPAQFFKEALALTTQWNNQSVAIISGTKVLKFTVGSNKARVGNQEVTLPSPVVLKDGMPMIPVRFVTDNLGYKVGWDAKTSSVYVYR; encoded by the coding sequence ATGGAGAAGAGTAAAAAAGCACTGCCGATTGTGCTCGCATCTGCACTGGCAGCTACCCCTTTGGTTGCAGTGCCACAGAAGGCACATGCTTTGACAGGTGTGACCGTAACTGCTGATGACAATACGGCTGGGGAAGATAGTGAGTATGAGATTGAATTTACCACTGAAGAGCCGATTGATTCTGGAGATACCATTTATGTCAAATTTGATAAAGAATTCGATGTAGACAAAAATATCGACGAAGACGCCATTGATGCGGATTTCGACATCAAGAGTGTAAAAGTAAGTGGGAACGTGATTGAAATTAAAGTCGATGAGGATATCGACGACGAGGAAGACGTGTCTTTTACCATCACGGATGGCATTACGAATCCAGATGATGAAGATACATACGAAGTATCAGTAAAAACAACGAATGAAAGCTATGAACCAGACGACGTCAAAATCAAAGAAGACGGCAAAAAAAGCAACAGCAGCTCTAAAGATGACTTCAACGTTGACTTGAGCAGCGAAAAAGCTGGTGAAAAAGTTTCCATCGAACTGGGAGACTTCGATCTCGATGGTAAAGATGAGCTGCAAACAGGCGAAACCATCACCGTCATTTTCCCGGATGAAGATATGCTACCGAAAAGCATCGACAAGGAAGATGTGAAAGTCAACGGTAAGGTTGCTAAGTCTGTGTCAGTTGACGGTGATGAAGTACTCATCAAAGTTCCAAGTGGAGCAGACGGCAATGACTACATCAATCTGGAGTTCCTAAAAGGAGCGGGTATCAGCAACCCAGATACCGCTGACGATTACACTTTCGAAGTGAAATATGACGGAACTACATACGAGTCGGAATCGTTCGAAATCACCAAATCCGGATCCAGCTCAAGCTCAAGCACAGTTTCCGGTGATTATACGGTAAACCTGTCGGATCCAGCAGCAGGTGCTCGCTCCAGCTACACGTTTGAGACCGATTTTGGAAAAGACCTGAAGGCTGATTCCGATCTGGTCATCGAGTTCCCATCCTCTGACATGGTGCCTATGATTTTGAGCACATCTGATTTCACCGTCAATGGCAAAACACCGAAAAAAGTGGGAGCAGTGGGCAACAAAGTGTACATCACGACTCCGAGCAATTTCAGTGCGGATAGCAGCGTAAAAGTTGTCGTGGCCTATACAGCGTGGATTACCAACCCGAAAACAGCTGGTTCTTATAATTTGAAAGCGACCGTAGCAAACAAAACGATCACTTCCAAGTCGTTCTCGATCGGTGGGTCAACTGTAAATCCGACCACGCCAACAACGCCGACATCACCAACGACTCCTACACCAACTCCAGGAGTGAACAATAGCACGGCTACGATTACATTGACGAACACAGCGCTCAACCAAGCAACAGGTGTGAATGTAGCGATCAAAGGTCTGGGTGTAGGACTCGCGAAGCAACGTGACTTTATCGAGTTGGTGTTCCCAGCTGGCTACCGTGTACCAGCTTACATCGCACCAGCCAACATCAGCGTCAATGGTGTTGCTGCGAACTACGTAGCGGTTCGTGGTCAAAACGTTCTAGTGTATCCAGGGCAAGATATCCCGGCAGCTAGTGCAGCCAACGTGGCGATCAATGCGGCAGCGAACATCGTAAACCCTGGTGTGAAAAACGCATACAGCATCAGCGTGTTTACTTCGGAAGAAAAAGGGCTGCAGTTTGCTCGTGCGGTAGGCGTAGGAATGCCAGCGCCAACCACACCTACCAAACCTACTACACCAACTGCACCATCTACGCAGCCAGCTGCGAATGTACCTACCAACGCAGCACTGTTTAAAGTAAATGCAAAGACATTTACTCTGCACGGTAAAAACTATCCGCTTCAGGTAGCTCCTTACATGGCTGGTGGTAATACAACGATGGTTCCTGCTCAATTCTTCAAAGAAGCATTGGCATTGACCACGCAATGGAACAACCAATCCGTTGCGATCATCAGTGGTACCAAAGTATTGAAATTCACAGTTGGTTCCAACAAAGCGCGTGTAGGCAACCAGGAAGTTACGCTTCCATCGCCAGTCGTTCTGAAAGATGGCATGCCAATGATTCCGGTTCGCTTCGTAACAGATAACCTCGGCTATAAAGTCGGCTGGGATGCAAAAACGTCTAGCGTATACGTATATCGTTAA
- the mce gene encoding methylmalonyl-CoA epimerase has protein sequence MKAPNKIAHIGIAVKSLDQVLPFYTEQLGLTLLGTEEVASEQVKVAFLGIGESRIELLEPLSEASPIATFIEKKGEGIHHIALDVDDVEVRLTTLKEKGVPLINEKPKDGAHHAQIGFLHPKAANGVLYELCQYPKTADHEE, from the coding sequence ATGAAAGCACCGAATAAAATTGCGCACATTGGCATTGCCGTCAAAAGCCTGGATCAAGTCCTTCCGTTCTATACCGAGCAGTTGGGATTAACCCTTCTGGGTACAGAAGAAGTAGCGAGTGAGCAAGTAAAGGTAGCGTTTTTGGGGATCGGAGAAAGTCGTATCGAACTGTTGGAACCACTTTCGGAAGCTAGTCCGATCGCTACATTCATAGAAAAAAAGGGTGAAGGAATTCATCATATTGCTCTCGATGTGGACGATGTGGAGGTGCGCCTCACGACACTGAAAGAAAAGGGTGTACCATTGATCAATGAGAAACCGAAAGATGGAGCTCACCATGCGCAGATAGGTTTCTTGCATCCAAAAGCAGCCAATGGCGTTTTATACGAATTATGCCAATATCCAAAAACAGCAGATCACGAAGAGTGA
- a CDS encoding M20/M25/M40 family metallo-hydrolase, with protein sequence MYQNRALIWEVTWVINQERLLNEFLELVQIDSETKNEAQVNKVLKEKLIEMGFAVQEDDAAAKTGHGGNNLIATLEGTGNGPAILFSSHMDTVVPGNGIKPQIRDGYVYSDGTTILGADDKAGIAAIFEGIRTMKEQNLPHPTIQVVLTVGEESGLVGSRAMDSSLLKAEMGFILDSEGPVGKITVAGAGQYRIVTKIHGKAAHAGVNPEDGISAISVASKAISRMPLGRIDADTTANIGRFEGGKAYNIVTDYVEVWSEARSLVMDKLEAQVKKMTTAFEEAAAEYGATVENDVIFMYHGYKFNEETPVVQKAINAVKRVERNPELVASGGGSDGNVFNGYNIPSVNFAIGYEEIHTKSERMPIEELNKAAELVLAVVAAVQE encoded by the coding sequence ATGTACCAAAATCGGGCTTTGATTTGGGAGGTTACGTGGGTGATTAATCAGGAACGTTTGCTAAACGAGTTTTTGGAACTCGTGCAGATTGACAGCGAAACCAAAAATGAAGCACAGGTAAACAAAGTGCTGAAAGAAAAACTGATTGAAATGGGCTTTGCTGTTCAGGAAGATGATGCTGCTGCCAAAACAGGTCACGGCGGGAACAACCTGATCGCAACACTGGAGGGTACAGGTAACGGTCCAGCTATTCTATTCAGCAGCCATATGGACACGGTAGTACCTGGTAATGGCATCAAGCCACAAATTCGCGATGGCTATGTTTACTCCGATGGCACCACGATTTTGGGTGCAGACGACAAAGCTGGTATCGCTGCTATTTTTGAAGGTATCCGGACGATGAAGGAACAGAATCTGCCACATCCAACCATTCAGGTAGTCCTGACAGTTGGTGAGGAATCCGGCCTGGTGGGTTCCCGTGCGATGGATTCTAGCCTGTTGAAAGCAGAAATGGGCTTTATCCTCGACTCTGAGGGTCCTGTAGGTAAAATCACCGTAGCAGGTGCTGGGCAATACCGCATCGTTACTAAAATTCATGGAAAAGCGGCGCATGCTGGTGTGAATCCAGAAGACGGAATCAGTGCAATTTCTGTCGCTAGTAAAGCAATCTCCCGTATGCCACTCGGACGTATCGACGCGGATACAACTGCCAACATCGGCCGTTTTGAAGGCGGAAAAGCTTACAACATCGTTACCGACTATGTGGAAGTATGGTCAGAAGCTCGCAGCTTGGTGATGGACAAGCTGGAAGCACAAGTGAAGAAGATGACTACCGCTTTCGAAGAAGCAGCTGCTGAATACGGTGCAACTGTCGAGAACGATGTGATCTTTATGTACCACGGCTACAAATTCAACGAAGAGACACCAGTCGTACAAAAAGCGATCAATGCAGTAAAACGCGTAGAGCGCAATCCTGAGCTGGTAGCTAGCGGTGGCGGAAGCGACGGAAACGTGTTCAATGGCTACAACATTCCAAGCGTAAACTTCGCAATTGGCTATGAAGAGATCCATACCAAGAGCGAGCGTATGCCAATTGAAGAACTGAACAAAGCGGCAGAGTTGGTTCTCGCTGTTGTTGCAGCAGTTCAAGAATAA